Proteins from a single region of Pseudomonas sp. BSw22131:
- the prpC gene encoding bifunctional 2-methylcitrate synthase/citrate synthase, translating to MAQAKVLSGAGLRGQVAGQTALSTVGQAGAGLTYRGYDVRELAADAQFEEVAYLLLYGDLPTQTELDAYQKKLQGLRDLPQALKEVLERIPACTHPMDVMRTGASMLGNLEPEENFDQQHDATDRLLAAFPAIMCYWYRFSHDGKRIDCVTDEPTIGGHFLKLLLDETPSELHRKVMSVSLILYAEHEFNASTFTARVCASTLSDLYSCVTAAIGTLRGPLHGGANEAAMAMIEKFSSAEEAVKGTLGMLERKDKIMGFGHAIYKDCDPRNEVIKGWARQLAEEVGDTVLFPVSEAIDNTMWEQKKLFPNADFYHASAYHFMGIPTKLFTPIFVCSRLTGWAAHVFEQRANNRIIRPSAEYIGVEQRKFVPIEQR from the coding sequence ATGGCACAAGCAAAAGTATTGAGCGGCGCGGGCCTACGGGGCCAGGTCGCCGGGCAAACCGCATTGTCGACGGTTGGACAGGCCGGTGCCGGTCTGACCTATCGCGGTTATGACGTACGCGAACTGGCGGCAGACGCACAGTTTGAAGAAGTCGCTTACCTGTTGCTGTACGGCGATCTGCCGACGCAAACCGAGCTCGACGCCTACCAGAAGAAACTCCAGGGCCTGCGAGATTTGCCGCAAGCGCTCAAGGAAGTGCTTGAGCGCATTCCCGCCTGCACCCACCCGATGGACGTGATGCGCACCGGCGCCTCGATGCTGGGCAATCTGGAGCCTGAAGAAAACTTCGACCAGCAGCACGATGCCACCGACCGTCTCCTGGCGGCGTTCCCGGCGATCATGTGCTACTGGTATCGCTTCAGCCACGACGGCAAGCGCATTGATTGCGTAACTGACGAACCCACCATCGGCGGCCATTTCCTCAAGCTGCTGCTGGACGAAACCCCCAGCGAGCTGCACCGCAAGGTCATGAGCGTGTCGCTGATTTTGTACGCCGAACACGAATTCAACGCCTCTACGTTCACTGCGCGTGTGTGTGCCTCCACGCTGTCGGACCTGTATTCCTGCGTTACCGCTGCCATCGGTACGTTGCGCGGCCCGCTGCATGGCGGGGCCAACGAAGCGGCGATGGCCATGATCGAGAAGTTTTCGTCGGCCGAAGAGGCCGTCAAAGGCACCCTTGGAATGCTGGAGCGCAAAGACAAGATCATGGGTTTCGGTCACGCCATCTATAAAGACTGCGACCCGCGTAACGAAGTGATCAAAGGCTGGGCCAGGCAATTGGCGGAAGAGGTGGGCGATACCGTGCTGTTCCCGGTGTCCGAAGCCATCGACAACACCATGTGGGAGCAAAAGAAGCTGTTCCCCAACGCCGATTTCTATCACGCCTCGGCCTACCACTTCATGGGCATCCCGACCAAGCTGTTCACGCCAATCTTCGTCTGCTCGCGCCTGACCGGCTGGGCAGCGCATGTGTTCGAGCAGCGTGCCAATAACCGCATCATCCGTCCAAGCGCCGAGTACATCGGCGTCGAACAGCGCAAGTTCGTGCCAATCGAACAACGCTGA
- the prpB gene encoding methylisocitrate lyase encodes MNQNKSTPGQRFRDAVASEHPLQVVGTINANHALLAQRAGFKAIYLSGGGVAAGSLGVPDLGITGLDDVLTDVRRITDVCDLPLLVDVDTGFGASAFNVARTVRSMIKFGAAAMHIEDQVGAKRCGHRPGKEIVSQQEMVDRIKAAVDARTDDSFVIMARTDALAVEGLESALDRAAACIEAGADMVFPEAITELEMYKLFASRVKAPILANITEFGSTPLFTTDELKAAEVALVLYPLSAFRAMNKAAENVYNAIRRDGTQQNVIDTMQTRMELYERIDYHAFEQKLDALFAQKKN; translated from the coding sequence ATGAATCAGAACAAAAGCACTCCCGGCCAACGTTTCCGCGATGCCGTCGCCAGTGAACATCCGCTGCAAGTGGTCGGCACCATCAACGCCAACCACGCGCTGCTGGCCCAGCGCGCAGGCTTCAAGGCTATTTACCTGTCGGGCGGAGGCGTGGCGGCGGGCTCTCTTGGCGTGCCGGACCTGGGCATCACCGGCCTGGACGATGTGCTGACCGATGTGCGCCGGATCACTGACGTCTGCGACTTGCCATTGCTGGTGGATGTCGACACTGGTTTCGGTGCATCGGCGTTCAACGTCGCGCGCACGGTCAGGTCGATGATCAAGTTCGGCGCCGCCGCGATGCACATCGAGGATCAGGTGGGCGCCAAGCGTTGCGGTCATCGTCCCGGCAAGGAAATCGTCTCGCAGCAGGAAATGGTTGACCGCATCAAGGCGGCGGTGGATGCGCGCACGGACGACAGCTTTGTGATCATGGCGCGCACCGATGCGCTGGCGGTCGAAGGTCTGGAGTCGGCACTCGACCGCGCAGCTGCCTGCATCGAGGCGGGGGCCGACATGGTATTCCCCGAGGCCATCACCGAACTGGAGATGTACAAGCTGTTCGCCAGCCGCGTGAAAGCGCCGATTCTGGCGAACATCACCGAGTTTGGTTCGACGCCGCTGTTTACCACCGACGAGTTGAAAGCGGCCGAAGTGGCGCTGGTGCTTTACCCGCTCTCGGCTTTCCGGGCGATGAACAAAGCGGCGGAAAACGTCTATAACGCGATCCGCCGCGACGGTACGCAACAGAACGTGATCGACACCATGCAAACCCGCATGGAGCTGTATGAGCGCATCGATTACCACGCATTCGAGCAAAAGCTCGACGCCTTGTTTGCACAGAAGAAGAACTGA
- a CDS encoding GntR family transcriptional regulator, with the protein MLDAIETLPAVHDESETLSEHVFRRIQAAIVKGEIKPGSKISEPELARTYGISRGPLREAIHRLEGQRLLVRIPHVGARVVSLSQAELIELYEIRESLEGMACRLAAERMTLAEIDELRLVLQTHERDTAFQAGVGYYQQEGDFDFHYRIIQGAGNSTLTQMLCGELYQLVRMYRIQFSTTPNRPRQAFAEHHRILDAIADRDGELAELLMRRHIGASKRNIEQHFKAAPARGEI; encoded by the coding sequence ATGTTGGATGCCATCGAAACATTACCCGCCGTGCACGACGAGTCGGAAACGTTGTCCGAACACGTTTTTCGGCGTATTCAGGCCGCCATCGTCAAGGGCGAGATCAAGCCTGGCAGCAAGATTTCCGAGCCGGAGCTGGCGCGCACCTACGGCATCAGCCGTGGCCCGTTGCGCGAAGCGATTCACCGTCTTGAAGGCCAGCGGTTGCTGGTGCGCATCCCCCATGTCGGCGCGCGGGTGGTTTCGCTCAGTCAGGCTGAGTTGATCGAGCTGTACGAGATCCGTGAATCCCTGGAAGGCATGGCGTGCCGACTGGCCGCCGAGCGCATGACGCTGGCGGAGATCGATGAGCTGCGCCTCGTCCTCCAGACCCATGAACGCGACACAGCCTTCCAGGCAGGTGTTGGTTATTACCAGCAGGAAGGCGATTTCGACTTCCACTACCGCATCATTCAGGGCGCCGGCAACAGCACGCTGACCCAGATGCTCTGCGGCGAGCTGTATCAACTGGTGCGCATGTACCGGATCCAGTTTTCCACCACGCCCAACCGGCCGCGTCAGGCGTTTGCCGAACACCACCGCATTCTCGACGCCATTGCCGACCGTGACGGCGAACTGGCCGAGCTGTTGATGCGTCGCCATATCGGCGCGTCAAAACGCAACATTGAGCAGCATTTCAAGGCTGCGCCCGCCCGAGGTGAAATATAA
- the rloA gene encoding retropepsin-like aspartic peptidase RloA — MSLTHLLIFLCLLLPGISLAAEKTVYGLNEYAELADIDLQVAAKLDTGAKTASLSARDIKRFKRNGESWVRFYLAIDDAHEHPIERPLARVSKIKRRSGDIDPDDEKKYTARPVISLNVCMGKSLRTVEVNLTDRSAFQYPLLIGSEALKHFDALVDPSLKYAAGKPACATDALTAE; from the coding sequence ATGAGCCTCACACACCTCCTGATCTTTCTGTGCCTACTGTTACCCGGCATCAGCCTCGCTGCCGAGAAAACCGTGTACGGCCTCAACGAATACGCAGAGCTTGCGGACATCGACCTGCAGGTGGCGGCAAAACTGGACACGGGCGCAAAAACCGCTTCCCTCAGCGCACGCGACATCAAACGCTTCAAGCGCAATGGCGAATCCTGGGTACGTTTCTATCTCGCCATAGACGACGCACACGAGCACCCCATTGAGCGTCCGCTGGCACGCGTCAGCAAAATCAAGCGACGCTCGGGTGACATCGACCCCGACGACGAGAAAAAATACACTGCACGCCCGGTGATCAGCCTCAACGTGTGCATGGGTAAATCTTTAAGAACGGTGGAAGTGAACTTGACCGACCGAAGTGCATTCCAATACCCGCTTTTGATTGGCTCTGAAGCACTGAAACACTTCGACGCGCTGGTCGATCCCAGCCTTAAATACGCAGCGGGCAAACCAGCCTGCGCGACTGATGCTTTAACCGCAGAGTAA
- the rloB gene encoding osmotic stress tolerance membrane protein RloB: MRALTLHLKILITILVGLGIAITAYQILVLGIPVTEDETDDLWNIDAKVEFVASPKDPVKIQMFVPPLARDYVSLNESFISNNYGVSVNRADGNRKVTWSARRANGKQTLYYRLVLTKRYSGEKAKVKGPIFRDSIAVEGPEKIAADALLAPIRQHSADVETFVTEAIKRVNNLSDDNVKLLLAGDPSVANKARITEILLSIAHVPVEKVHTIRLVADQPQTPELWLRSFNGKDWLYFNPDSGEAGLPKDRLLWWIGDENLITVEGGKKATVNFSLNNSEMNAIRLAKLTDENTDADFLEYSLYGLPLQTQQTFMIMVMIPIGVLVILILRNLIGLQTLGTFTPVLIALAFRETQLGFGIVLFTIITALGLSLRSYLEHLKLQMLPRLSVVLTFVVVLIAAISLFSHKLGLERGLSVALFPMVILTMTIERLSITWEERGGGHAMKVAIGTLFAASLAHIIMSVPELIYFVFTFPAVLLILVGFMLAMGRYRGYRLTELIRFKAFIKEDEAREDAK; the protein is encoded by the coding sequence ATGCGCGCGCTTACCCTCCACCTGAAAATCCTGATCACGATCCTGGTCGGGCTAGGGATTGCGATCACGGCGTATCAGATATTGGTGCTCGGCATTCCGGTAACTGAAGACGAAACGGACGACTTGTGGAACATCGACGCCAAAGTCGAGTTCGTCGCCAGCCCCAAAGACCCGGTCAAAATCCAGATGTTCGTGCCACCACTGGCTCGTGACTACGTCAGCCTCAACGAGAGCTTCATCTCCAACAATTACGGCGTGAGCGTCAACCGGGCCGACGGCAACCGCAAAGTCACCTGGTCTGCACGCCGCGCCAACGGTAAGCAGACGCTCTACTACAGACTGGTCCTGACCAAACGCTACAGCGGCGAAAAAGCCAAGGTCAAAGGCCCGATCTTCCGTGACAGCATTGCCGTGGAAGGCCCGGAGAAAATCGCCGCCGATGCGCTGCTCGCGCCGATTCGCCAACACTCGGCGGATGTCGAGACCTTCGTCACCGAAGCCATCAAGCGCGTCAATAACCTGAGCGATGACAACGTCAAACTGCTGCTGGCGGGCGATCCGTCAGTGGCCAACAAGGCACGCATCACCGAGATACTGCTGTCCATCGCCCATGTCCCGGTCGAGAAAGTCCACACCATCCGCCTTGTCGCTGACCAGCCACAAACTCCCGAGCTGTGGTTGCGCAGCTTCAACGGCAAAGACTGGCTCTACTTCAACCCGGACAGCGGAGAAGCTGGCCTGCCGAAGGACCGCTTGCTGTGGTGGATCGGTGATGAAAACCTGATCACCGTCGAAGGCGGCAAGAAGGCCACGGTCAATTTCAGCCTCAACAACAGCGAAATGAACGCCATTCGCCTGGCCAAGCTCACCGACGAGAACACCGACGCGGACTTCCTCGAATACTCGCTGTACGGCCTGCCGCTGCAAACCCAGCAAACCTTCATGATCATGGTGATGATCCCGATTGGCGTGCTGGTCATCCTGATCCTGCGCAACCTGATCGGCCTGCAAACCCTGGGGACATTCACACCGGTGCTGATTGCACTGGCGTTCCGAGAGACGCAGCTGGGCTTCGGCATCGTGCTGTTTACCATCATCACGGCATTGGGGCTGTCGCTGCGTTCGTACCTCGAACACCTCAAGCTGCAAATGCTGCCGCGGCTGTCCGTGGTGCTGACGTTTGTGGTGGTGCTGATCGCGGCCATCAGCCTGTTCAGCCACAAGCTGGGGCTGGAGCGCGGGTTATCGGTGGCATTGTTCCCGATGGTGATCCTGACCATGACCATCGAACGCCTGTCGATCACCTGGGAAGAACGCGGCGGCGGCCACGCCATGAAAGTCGCCATCGGCACGCTGTTCGCGGCCTCGCTGGCGCATATCATCATGAGCGTGCCGGAACTGATCTACTTCGTGTTCACCTTCCCGGCCGTGCTGCTGATTCTGGTTGGATTCATGCTGGCGATGGGTCGCTACCGGGGCTATCGCCTCACCGAACTCATCCGCTTCAAGGCCTTCATCAAAGAGGATGAAGCGCGGGAAGACGCCAAATGA
- a CDS encoding alpha-L-glutamate ligase-like protein, whose product MGWWKTWKALEAKGIMGINRRNADYVLKYNKRSLYPIVDDKIITKQRAIAAGIHVPEMYGVISTEKEISKLDDIIGGRDDFVVKPAQGAGGDGILVIADRFEERFRTISGRIISRDEIEHQISSILTGLYSLGGHRDRALIEYRVTPDPIFKSISYEGVPDIRVIVLMGYPVMAMLRLPTRQSGGKANLHQGAIGVGVDLATGMTLRGTWLNSIISKHPDTTNPVDGVQLPNWDGFMKLSAECYELCGLGYIGVDMVLDQDRGPLILELNARPGLNIQIANDCGLTHRTRAVEDRLEQLAAEGRVESPAERVAFAQALFGHV is encoded by the coding sequence ATCGGCTGGTGGAAAACCTGGAAGGCGCTGGAAGCCAAGGGGATCATGGGCATCAATCGGCGTAACGCCGATTACGTGCTCAAGTACAACAAGCGCAGCCTGTACCCCATTGTCGATGACAAGATCATCACCAAGCAGCGAGCCATTGCAGCGGGCATTCACGTGCCGGAGATGTACGGCGTCATTTCCACCGAAAAAGAAATCAGCAAACTCGACGACATCATCGGCGGGCGCGATGACTTCGTGGTCAAGCCGGCCCAAGGCGCGGGCGGCGATGGCATTCTGGTGATTGCCGACCGTTTCGAGGAGCGCTTCAGGACCATTTCGGGACGCATCATCAGCCGCGATGAAATCGAGCATCAGATCTCCAGCATCCTTACCGGCCTGTATTCCCTTGGCGGGCACCGCGACCGGGCGCTGATCGAATACCGCGTCACCCCTGACCCGATATTCAAGAGCATCAGTTATGAAGGCGTGCCGGACATCCGGGTGATCGTGCTGATGGGCTACCCGGTGATGGCCATGTTGCGCTTGCCGACGCGTCAGTCCGGCGGCAAGGCCAACCTGCACCAAGGCGCTATCGGCGTGGGCGTGGACCTGGCCACCGGCATGACGCTGCGCGGCACCTGGCTCAACAGCATCATCAGCAAACATCCTGACACCACCAATCCCGTGGATGGCGTGCAGTTGCCGAACTGGGACGGTTTCATGAAGCTGTCGGCCGAGTGCTACGAGTTGTGCGGGCTGGGGTACATTGGCGTCGACATGGTGCTGGACCAGGACCGCGGCCCGCTGATCCTCGAACTCAACGCGCGTCCTGGCCTGAACATTCAGATCGCCAATGATTGTGGCCTGACTCACCGCACCCGCGCAGTCGAAGATCGACTGGAACAGCTGGCTGCCGAGGGCCGCGTGGAAAGCCCGGCCGAACGGGTAGCATTCGCACAGGCGCTGTTCGGGCACGTGTAG
- the pabB gene encoding aminodeoxychorismate synthase component I: MPTCSVYPLAYSPNPSGFFSVMRHAPGAVLLDSGRPEADRGRFDILSAWPLEQFLPQAGESGLTFIERLRDSLTHLGSSQLPEHCPLPFAGGLIGYLAYDFGRLLEPLSQQSLDDLHLPSARLGLYDWALISDHHEQTSQLVFHRACAPEQRQRLIALFSEPTPVRAGDFALTGPFKADTSAAQYQQSFQRIQDYIHAGDCYQVNLTQRFRAGYTGDPWAAYCALRGACPTPFAGYIALPQGDAVLSLSPERFVKISQRQVETRPIKGTRPRGKDAAEDAAYAAELLSSEKDRAENLMIVDLLRNDLGRACRTGSVTVPELFSLETYPNVHHLVSSVTGELATGKDALDLLSGGFPGGSITGAPKIRAMQIIDELEPTQRALYCGSLLYVDVRGEMDSSITIRTLLAKDGQLSCWGGGGIVADSEGEAEYQETFTKVRVLLQTLENLKTL; the protein is encoded by the coding sequence ATGCCAACCTGTTCTGTATATCCCCTCGCCTACAGCCCGAACCCTTCCGGGTTTTTTTCGGTCATGCGTCATGCACCGGGCGCGGTGTTACTCGACAGCGGCCGCCCTGAAGCAGATCGCGGGCGGTTCGACATCCTCAGTGCGTGGCCGCTCGAACAGTTTTTGCCTCAGGCTGGGGAATCGGGTCTCACGTTCATTGAGCGCCTGCGCGACAGCCTCACGCATCTGGGCAGCAGCCAGTTGCCCGAGCATTGCCCGCTGCCGTTTGCGGGCGGCCTGATCGGTTACTTGGCCTATGATTTTGGACGCTTGCTCGAACCCCTGTCGCAACAGTCGCTGGACGACCTGCATCTGCCGTCCGCGCGCCTGGGCCTTTATGACTGGGCGTTGATCAGCGACCACCACGAACAGACCAGCCAACTGGTGTTTCACCGCGCGTGTGCGCCTGAACAGCGGCAGCGACTGATCGCTCTGTTCAGCGAGCCGACACCGGTGCGCGCGGGTGATTTCGCCCTCACCGGGCCTTTCAAAGCCGACACCAGCGCAGCGCAATACCAACAGTCATTCCAGCGGATTCAGGACTACATCCACGCCGGCGACTGTTATCAGGTCAACCTCACACAACGCTTTCGCGCAGGCTATACCGGCGACCCATGGGCGGCGTACTGCGCGCTGCGAGGCGCCTGCCCGACACCCTTCGCTGGCTACATCGCCCTGCCCCAAGGCGACGCCGTGTTGAGCCTGTCGCCCGAACGCTTTGTGAAAATCAGTCAACGCCAGGTCGAAACCCGACCGATCAAAGGCACCCGCCCTCGCGGCAAGGACGCGGCCGAAGACGCGGCCTACGCCGCCGAACTGTTGAGCAGTGAAAAGGACCGCGCCGAGAACCTGATGATCGTCGACTTGTTGCGTAACGATCTGGGACGGGCCTGTCGCACCGGATCGGTCACGGTGCCGGAATTGTTCAGCCTGGAAACCTACCCCAACGTGCACCACCTGGTCAGCAGCGTGACCGGCGAGCTGGCAACTGGCAAAGATGCGCTGGACCTGCTGAGCGGCGGTTTTCCCGGAGGCTCCATCACCGGCGCACCAAAGATCCGCGCCATGCAGATCATTGACGAACTGGAGCCAACGCAACGGGCGTTGTATTGCGGTTCGCTGCTGTACGTCGACGTGCGCGGAGAAATGGACAGCTCGATCACCATTCGCACCCTGCTGGCCAAAGACGGACAACTGTCGTGCTGGGGCGGTGGCGGCATCGTTGCCGACTCGGAGGGCGAAGCCGAGTATCAGGAGACGTTCACTAAAGTGCGGGTGTTGCTGCAGACGCTGGAGAACCTTAAAACTCTGTAG
- the thrH gene encoding bifunctional phosphoserine phosphatase/homoserine phosphotransferase ThrH: MEIACLDLEGVLVPEIWIAFAEKTGIESLRATTRDIPDYDVLMTQRLRILDEHGLKLSDIQKVIGTLKPLDGAVEFVDWLRERFQVVILSDTFYEFSQPLMRQLGFPTLLCHRLITDESDRVVSYQLRQKDPKRQSVLAFKSLYYRVIAAGDSYNDTTMLGEADAGILFHAPDKVIREFPQFPAVQTFEALKQEFIKASNRVLSV, translated from the coding sequence GTGGAAATTGCCTGTCTCGATCTGGAAGGTGTGCTGGTCCCGGAAATCTGGATCGCATTTGCGGAAAAAACCGGTATCGAGTCGCTTCGAGCGACCACGCGTGACATCCCCGATTACGACGTGCTGATGACCCAGCGCCTGCGGATTCTCGATGAACACGGCTTGAAGCTGTCAGACATCCAGAAAGTAATTGGCACGCTCAAACCGCTGGACGGCGCGGTCGAGTTCGTCGACTGGTTACGCGAGCGGTTTCAGGTGGTGATCCTGTCGGACACCTTCTACGAGTTCTCTCAGCCACTGATGCGTCAGCTGGGTTTTCCGACGCTGCTCTGCCATCGCCTGATCACCGATGAATCCGATCGCGTTGTCAGCTATCAGCTGCGTCAGAAAGACCCTAAACGTCAGTCAGTGCTGGCTTTCAAAAGCCTGTATTACCGGGTGATCGCCGCAGGCGACTCCTACAACGACACCACCATGCTGGGTGAGGCGGACGCGGGCATTCTGTTTCACGCGCCCGACAAAGTGATTCGCGAGTTCCCGCAGTTTCCGGCGGTGCAGACGTTCGAGGCGCTGAAGCAGGAATTCATCAAGGCGTCGAATCGGGTGCTGAGTGTGTAG
- a CDS encoding phosphoadenylyl-sulfate reductase has translation MSHPFDVADIAATYAGKSAQDILKFAFQHFGDELWISFSGAEDVVLVDMAWKINKNVKVFSLDTGRLHPETYRFIEQVREQYKIEIEIVSPDQRALEPFVKEKGLFSFYRDGHGECCGIRKIEPLRRKLSAVTAWATGQRRDQSPSTRNSVAVVEIDGAFSTPERPLYKFNPLAQMTSADVWNYIRMLELPFNPLHERGFISIGCEPCTRPVLPNQHEREGRWWWEEATQKECGLHAGNLIGKA, from the coding sequence ATGAGCCACCCTTTCGACGTCGCTGACATCGCTGCGACTTACGCGGGCAAGTCCGCCCAAGACATTCTCAAGTTTGCGTTTCAGCACTTCGGCGACGAGCTGTGGATTTCCTTCAGCGGCGCGGAAGACGTGGTGCTGGTGGACATGGCATGGAAGATCAACAAAAACGTCAAAGTGTTCAGCCTGGACACTGGCCGGCTCCACCCCGAGACCTACCGTTTCATTGAACAGGTGCGCGAGCAGTACAAGATCGAGATCGAGATCGTGTCGCCCGATCAGCGCGCACTCGAGCCCTTCGTCAAGGAAAAGGGCTTGTTCAGTTTCTACCGGGACGGCCATGGAGAGTGCTGCGGCATACGCAAGATCGAGCCCTTGCGGCGCAAGCTCAGTGCCGTGACGGCCTGGGCAACGGGTCAGCGTCGGGATCAGAGCCCGAGCACCCGAAACAGTGTGGCGGTGGTGGAGATTGATGGTGCGTTCTCGACGCCGGAGCGCCCGCTGTACAAATTCAACCCGCTGGCACAGATGACCAGCGCTGATGTGTGGAACTACATCCGCATGCTGGAATTGCCGTTCAATCCACTGCACGAGCGCGGATTTATCAGCATCGGCTGCGAACCCTGCACACGCCCCGTGCTGCCCAACCAGCACGAGCGCGAAGGCCGTTGGTGGTGGGAAGAAGCCACGCAAAAAGAATGCGGGCTGCATGCAGGGAATTTGATCGGGAAAGCATAG
- the cysB gene encoding HTH-type transcriptional regulator CysB, which translates to MKLQQLRYIWEVAHHDLNVSATAQSLYTSQPGISKQIRLLEDELGVEVFARSGKHLTRVTPAGERIITTAGEILRKVESIKQIAQEFSNEKKGTLSIATTHTQARYALPPVISSFIKQYPDVALHMHQGSPMQIAEMAADGTVDFAIATEALELFGDLVMMPCYTWNRCVVVPQGHPLTKVSKLTLEILAEYPIVTYVFGFTGRSKLDEAFSHRGLTPKVVFTAADADVIKTYVRLGLGVGIVAKMAVDPKLDSDLVVLDASELFEASVTKIGFRRGTFLRGFMCDFIEKFAPHLTRDVMAKAIACHNKQELEELFAGVELPEH; encoded by the coding sequence ATGAAGCTTCAACAATTGCGCTACATCTGGGAAGTGGCGCACCACGATCTCAACGTTTCGGCCACGGCCCAGAGCCTTTATACCTCTCAGCCAGGTATCAGCAAGCAGATCCGTCTTTTGGAGGATGAGCTTGGGGTCGAGGTTTTTGCGCGCAGCGGCAAGCACCTGACACGGGTAACGCCAGCGGGGGAGCGGATCATCACTACGGCAGGGGAAATCCTGCGCAAGGTTGAAAGCATCAAGCAAATCGCCCAGGAATTTTCCAACGAGAAAAAGGGCACGCTGTCCATCGCCACCACCCACACCCAGGCGCGTTATGCACTGCCGCCGGTGATCAGCAGCTTCATCAAGCAGTACCCGGACGTTGCGCTGCACATGCATCAGGGTTCGCCGATGCAAATCGCCGAAATGGCGGCCGATGGCACGGTGGATTTCGCGATTGCCACCGAGGCGCTGGAGCTGTTCGGTGATCTGGTGATGATGCCGTGCTACACCTGGAACCGCTGCGTGGTGGTGCCACAGGGCCATCCGCTCACCAAAGTGTCGAAGCTGACCCTGGAAATCCTCGCCGAATACCCGATCGTGACCTACGTCTTTGGTTTTACCGGCCGCTCCAAGCTCGACGAAGCCTTCAGCCACAGAGGCCTGACCCCTAAAGTGGTGTTCACCGCTGCCGACGCCGACGTCATCAAAACCTACGTGCGTCTGGGCCTGGGCGTTGGCATCGTCGCCAAGATGGCTGTTGACCCGAAACTGGACAGCGACCTGGTGGTGCTGGATGCCAGCGAGTTGTTCGAAGCCAGCGTGACCAAGATCGGCTTCCGTCGCGGCACCTTCTTGCGCGGGTTCATGTGCGATTTCATCGAGAAATTCGCCCCGCACCTGACCCGTGATGTGATGGCCAAAGCCATCGCCTGCCACAACAAGCAAGAACTCGAAGAGCTGTTTGCCGGGGTTGAACTGCCGGAGCATTGA
- a CDS encoding universal stress protein, which yields MIRSMLYATDLGLYSPYVLQHALALARTFEAELYVIHVVEPMGPFAESVLQSYLGEDALKSLHSEGISNVIDGIEQRVLDGFREELGEGHKDLALIRTVRVVQGDPSNVILDQAQKLAVDLVVVGSHSHGARGETPIGRTAARVLQLSEVPVYMVPMLHNRAVD from the coding sequence ATGATTCGTTCGATGCTTTACGCGACGGACCTCGGTCTTTATTCGCCTTATGTGTTGCAGCACGCATTGGCTCTGGCTCGCACGTTTGAGGCCGAGCTATACGTGATTCACGTGGTGGAGCCCATGGGGCCGTTTGCCGAGTCGGTGTTGCAGAGTTATCTGGGAGAGGACGCGCTCAAATCGCTGCACAGCGAGGGCATCAGCAATGTCATTGATGGCATTGAGCAGCGGGTGCTCGACGGGTTTCGCGAGGAGCTGGGAGAAGGCCATAAAGACCTGGCGTTGATCCGCACCGTTCGGGTGGTTCAGGGCGACCCATCCAATGTGATACTCGATCAGGCCCAGAAGCTGGCAGTTGATCTGGTGGTGGTCGGTAGCCACAGTCACGGCGCACGGGGCGAGACGCCTATTGGCCGTACGGCTGCGCGTGTATTGCAGTTGAGCGAGGTGCCGGTTTACATGGTGCCGATGCTTCATAACCGGGCTGTCGATTAA